Proteins encoded together in one Urocitellus parryii isolate mUroPar1 chromosome 3, mUroPar1.hap1, whole genome shotgun sequence window:
- the Rdh8 gene encoding retinol dehydrogenase 8, with product MASSPRTVLISGCSSGIGLELAVHLAHDPKQRYQVVATMRDLRKKEMLEAAAGDALGKTLTVAQLDVCNDESVAQCLSGIQGGEVDVLVNNAGVGLVGPLEGLSIDTMKNIFDTNFLGAIRLVKAVLPGMKKRRQGHIVVVSSVMGLQGVIFNEVYSASKFAVEGFFESLAIQLLQFNIFISLVEPGPVVTDFEGKLMAQVATAEFPGTDPETLSYFRDFYLPASRELFRSVGQNPKDVAQAIAKVIGSTRPPLRKQTNLRYLTLAALKAVDPSGSLYVRTAHSLLFRWPRLLHLSLRCLACGCLPARVEP from the exons ATGGCCTCCTCACCCAGGACCGTGCTGATTTCAGGCTGTTCATCAGGAATTGGCTTGGAGCTTGCTGTGCACCTGGCTCATGACCCCAAACAGCGTTACCAGG TGGTGGCCACCATGAGGGACTTGAGAAAGAAGGAGATGCTGGAGGCAGCTGCTGGGGACGCTCTGGGAAAGACCCTCACCGTGGCCCAGCTGGATGTGTGCAATGATGAGTCAGTGGCCCAGTGTCTCAGTGGCATCCAAGGAGGGGAAGTGGACGTGCTGG TGAACAATGCTGGCGTGGGCCTGGTGGGGCCCTTGGAGGGGCTCAGCATAGACACCATGAAGAACATCTTTGACACCAATTTTTTGGGAGCCATCCGTCTGGTCAAAGCTGTTCTTCCGGGAATGAAGAAGCGGCGACAGGGTCATATCGTGGTGGTCAGCAGCGTCATGGGTCTGCAGG GTGTCATATTCAACGAGGTCTATTCAGCCTCCAAGTTCGCCGTGGAGGGGTTCTTCGAGAGTCTGGCCATCCAGCTGCTCCAGTTCAACATCTT CATCTCCCTGGTGGAGCCGGGCCCTGTGGTCACTGACTTCGAGGGGAAGCTCATGGCTCAGGTCGCCACGGCCGAGTTTCCAGGCACCGACCCCGAAACCCTGAGCTACTTCAGGGACTTCTACCTCCCCGCCTCCAGGGAGCTCTTCCGCTCAGTGGGACAGAACCCAAAGGACGTGGCCCAG GCCATTGCCAAGGTCATCGGCTCCACTCGGCCCCCGCTGCGCAAGCAAACCAACCTCCGCTACCTGACGCTGGCGGCGCTCAAGGCCGTGGACCCCTCGGGCAGCCTGTACGTGAGAACCGCCCACAGCCTCCTCTTCCGCTGGCCGCGCCTGCTCCACCTTAGCCTCCGCTGCCTGGCCTGCGGCTGCCTCCCGGCCCGGGTGGAGCCCTGA
- the Col5a3 gene encoding collagen alpha-3(V) chain: MESLWGLGQPRAGLCLLLAALLLLPRTQAADPVDVLKALGVRGGQAGVPEGPGFCPQRAPEGDRAFRVGRASKLSIPTRELFPGGHFPANFSMLMTLRAQQANQSVLLSIYDERGARQLGLALGPGLALLGDSFDPLPQQVNLVDGQWHRVAVSIDGDTATLVADCESQPPVSGQKPRFLSIAGLTVLGTQDIREETFEGDIQELLISPDPQAAFRACEQYLPGCDNLDPVTTGAPQGEPETTPPRRKGKGKGKKKGRGRKGKGRKKKDKEAPTLGAPAGSLENQTSMDVPKIETPVPTLPPTPTPLVFTTTVTVGGNVTLLEGGLDAEGGTQLETPELEAEREEEEGSGPTMGPQFRAAEQPSQAEFQIFPGMGEKGAKGEPAVIEQGQKFEGPPGAPGPRGVVGPSGPPGPPGFPGDRGLPGPAGLPGIPGIDGIRGPPGTVIMMPFQFASSSLKGPPVSFQQAQAQAVLQQTQLSMKGPPGPVGLTGRPGPVGLPGYPGLKGEAGEVGPQGPRGLQGPPGPPGREGKMGRPGADGARGLPGDTGPKGDRGFDGLPGLPGEKGQRGDFGRVGQPGPPGEDGEKGAEGPPGPTGQAGEPGPRGLIGPRGSPGPLGRPGVTGSDGAPGAKGNVGPPGEPGPPGQQGNHGSQGIPGPQGPIGTPGEKGPPGNPGIPGLPGADGPPGHPGHEGPTGEKGAQGPPGSAGPPGYPGGRGVKGTSGNRGLQGEKGERGEDGFPGFKGDAGPKGDRGHPGPPGPRGEDGPEGPKGPEGLEGEEGPPGAAGEKGKLGVPGLPGYPGRPGPKGSIGFPGPLGPLGEKGKRGKAGQPGEEGERGPPGSRGERGQPGATGQPGPKGDVGQDGSPGIPGEKGLPGLQGPPGFPGTKGPPGPQGKDGVPGHPGPRGELGFQGLTGPPGPAGVLGPQGKIGDVGPLGERGPPGPPGPPGEQGLPGLEGREGAKGEVGPLGPLGKEGPPGPRGFPGPQGAPGDPGPMGLKGDKGPPGPVGANGSPGERGPVGPSGGIGLPGQSGGPGPVGPAGEKGSAGERGAPGPTGKDGIPGPLGLQGPPGAAGPAGEEGDKGEVGPPGHKGSRGDKGDAGPPGPTGIRGPAGLPGPPGADGAQGRRGPPGLFGQKGDDGVRGFVGLIGPPGLQGLPGPPGEKGEVGDVGSMGPHGAPGPRGPQGPSGSEGPPGPPGGVGQPGAVGEKGEPGDAGDPGPPGTPGIPGPKGEVGEKGDSGPSGAAGPPGKKGPPGEDGAKGNPGPTGLPGDLGPPGDPGVPGIDGTPGDKGDPGDVGGPGPPGASGEPGAPGPPGKRGPSGRMGREGQEGEKGSKGEPGPDGPPGRTGPVGARGPPGRVGPDGLPGIPGPVGEPGLLGPPGLMGPPGPLGPSGLPGLKGDAGLKGEKGHIGLIGLIGPPGEAGEKGDRGLPGVQGPPGPQGDPGSPGPVGSLGHPGPPGVAGPLGPKGSKGSPGSLGPRGDRGPPGPPGPPGPPAELRGLRRRRRSVVGDPEGGLEEVLASLKSLSVEVEQLRRPPGTAERPGLVCHELHRNHPHLPDGEYWIDPNQGCARDAFRVFCNFTAGGETCLYPDKKFEVVKLASWSKEKPGNWYSTFRRGKKFSYVDADGSPVNVVQLTFLKLLSAVARQSFTYSCQNSVAWLDEAAGDHGRSLRFLGTNGEELSFNQTTAASIRVPQDGCRLRKGQAKTLLELSSSRAGFLPLWDVSALDFGQTNQKFGFELGPVCFSS, translated from the exons ATGGAGAGCCTCTGGGGCCTGGGCCAGCCGCGGGCCGGCCTCTGCCTGCTTCTGGCCGCGCTGCTGCTTCTGCCCAGGACGCAGGCCG CCGATCCTGTAGATGTGCTGAAGGCCCTGGGCGTGCGTGGGGGCCAGGCTGGGGTCCCCGAGGGACCTGGCTTCTGCCCCCAGAGGGCTCCAGAGGGTGACCGAGCATTCAGAGTGGGCAGGGCCAGCAAGCTCAGCATCCCCACACGGGAGCTGTTCCCAG GTGGACACTTTCCCGCCAACTTCTCCATGTTGATGACTCTGAGGGCCCAGCAGGCCAATCAGTCTGTCCTTCTATCTATTTATGACGAGAGGGGTGCCCGGCAGCTGGGTCTGGCACTGGGGCCAGGTCTGGCCCTCCTAGGTGACTCCTTCGACCCCCTGCCCCAGCAGGTCAACCTCGTGGATGGCCA ATGGCACCGTGTGGCGGTCAGCATAGATGGAGACACAGCGACCCTGGTCGCGGACTGTGAATCTCAGCCCCCTGTGTCGGGCCAGAAGCCTCGATTCCTCAGCATAGCTGGACTCACTGTTCTGGGGACCCAGgacatcagggaggagacttTTGAG GGAGACATCCAGGAGCTGCTGATAAGCCCAGACCCTCAAGCTGCCTTCCGGGCCTGTGAGCAGTACCTGCCTGGCTGTGACAACCTGGACCCCGTGACCACAGGG GCCCCGCAGGGCGAGCCAGAGACCACCCCTCCTCGGCGCAAGGgcaaggggaaagggaagaagaaagggcgAGGCCGCAaggggaagggcaggaagaagaaGGACAAGGAAGCCCCGACCCTGGGAGCACCTGCCGGCTCCCTGGAGAACCAG ACCTCTATGGATGTCCCCAAGATTGAGACGCCGGTTCCAACTCTGCCTCCAACTCCCACGCCTTTGGTCTTCACCACCACTGTGACTGTGGGCGGCAACGTCACCCTCCTGGAG GGGGGACTGGATGCTGAAGGTGGAACCCAGCTAGAGACTCCAGAGCttgaagcagagagggaggaagaagaaggaagcgGCCCCACCATGGGTCCCCAGTTCCGGGCAGCAGAACAGCCTTCACAGGCTGAGTTCCAGATCTTTCCT GGTATGGGAGAGAAGGGTGCAAAAGGAGAACCTGCAGTGATAGAGCAG gggcAAAAATTTGAGGGACCTCCAGGAGCCCCAGGACCCCGA GGGGTGGTGGGCCCATCAGGCCCTCCTGGCCCCCCAGGATTCCCTGGGGACCGCGGCCTACCG GGGCCTGCTGGCCTCCCGGGAATTCCTGGCATTGATGGGATCCGGGGCCCACCGGGCACTGTCATCATGATGCCG TTCCAGTTCGCGAGCAGCTCCCTCAAAGGACCCCCAGTGTCCTTCCAGCAGGCCCAGGCTCAGGCGGTACTGCAACAGACTCAG CTCTCCATGAAAGGTCCCCCCGGCCCAGTGGGGCTCACTGGACGCCCAGGCCCTGTG GGTCTCCCTGGATACCCAGGTCTGAAGGGAGAAGCAGGAGAAGTGGGGCCACAG GGTCCCCGAGGACTGCAGGGGCCTCCTGGGCCACCTGGTCGAGAGGGCAAGATG GGCCGCCCTGGAGCAGACGGGGCCCGCGGTCTCCCGGGAGACACAGGACCTAAG GGCGATCGGGGCTTTGACGGCCTGCCAGGGCTGCCTGGTGAGAAGGGCCAAAGG GGTGACTTTGGCCGTGTGGGACAACCTGGCCCCCCAGGGGAGGATGGTGAGAAG GGAGCAGAGGGACCCCCAGGGCCCACTGGCCAGGCTGGAGAGCCA GGACCCCGTGGACTGATTGGCCCCAGGGGCTCCCCCGGCCCTCTGGGACGCCCG GGTGTCACCGGAAGTGATGGTGCTCCGGGTGCCAAAGGCAATGTG GGTCCTCCAGGAGAACCAGGTCCTCCAGGACAGCAGGGGAACCATGGGTCCCAG GGAATTCCCGGCCCCCAGGGGCCCATTGGCACTCCTGGGGAGAAG GGTCCCCCAGGAAATCCAGGAATTCCAGGCCTCCCAGGAGCTGATGGCCCTCCG GGTCACCCAGGCCATGAGGGTCCCACAGGAGAGAAAGGGGCCCAG GGTCCCCCAGGATCGGCAGGCCCTCCAGGCTATCCAGGAGGCCGGGGCGTGAAG gGTACCTCTGGGAACCGGGGCCTCCAAGGAGAGAAGGGCGAGAGG GGAGAGGACGGTTTCCCTGGATTTAAGGGTGATGCGGGGCCCAAAGGTGATCGG GGGCACCCAGGACCACCAGGTCCCCGGGGAGAGGATGGTCCGGAGGGGCCAAAGGGGCCAGAGGgtctggagggagaggagggcccCCCAGGGGCAGCCGGGGAGAAG GGCAAGCTTGGGGTGCCAGGTCTCCCAGGTTACCCAGGACGCCCAGGACCTAAG GGATCTATTGGATTTCCGGGGCCCCTGGGACCattaggagagaaagggaagcGG GGGAAGGCCGGGCAgccaggagaggaaggagagcgGGGACCCCCA GGCTCCCGTGGGGAGAGGGGGCAACCAGGCGCCACGGGGCAGCCAGGCCCCAAG GGTGATGTGGGCCAGGACGGGTCCCCTGGGATCCCCGGAGAgaag GGCCTCCCTGGTCTACAAGGCCCCCCAGGATTCCCGGGGACAAAGGGCCCACCT GGCCCCCAGGGGAAAGACGGGGTACCAGGGCACCCTGGACCGAGGGGAGAACTG GGCTTCCAAGGTCTGACGGGCCCACCGGGACCCGCCGGTGTGCTGGGTCCTCAG GGAAAGATAGGAGACGTGGGGCCTCTGGGCGAGCGGGGGCCCCCGGGCCCCCCGGGACCTCCTGGCGAACAAGGTCTCCCGGGCTTGGAAGGCAGAGAGGGGGCCAAG GGAGAGGTCGGACCCCTGGGACCCCTTGGAAAGGAGGGGCCACCCGGGCCCAGAGGCTTCCCTGGCCCCCAAGGCGCCCCTGGGGACCCC GGACCCATGGGTCTGAAGGGTGACAAGGGCCCTCCTGGCCCTGTTGGGGCCAAT GGCTCTCCCGGTGAGCGGGGTCCTGTGGGCCCGTCAGGTGGTATTGGGCTTCCTGGTCAAAGTGGAGGGCCAGGCCCGGTGGGTCCTGCAGGAGAGAAGGGGTCCGCG GGAGAACGAGGCGCCCCCGGCCCCACCGGCAAAGATGGGATCCCGGGGCCCCTGGGGCTTCAGGGACCTCCCGGAGCTGCTGGGCCTGCTGGAGAGGAGGGGGACAAG GGAGAAGTGGGTCCCCCTGGTCACAAGGGGAGCAGAGGCGACAAGGGAGATGCG GGCCCACCGGGACCGACAGGGATACGGGGTCCTGCAGGACTCCCCGGCCCCCCG GGAGCCGATGGAGCGCAGGGACGCCGTGGACCCCCAGGCCTCTTTGGGCAGAAGGGAGATGATGGAGTCCGAGGGTTTGTGGGGCTGATTGGCCCCCCCGGCCTGCAG GGGCTCCCAGGCCCTcctggagagaagggggaggTTGGAGACGTCGGGTCCATG GGTCCCCATGGAGCTCCAGGTCCCAGGGGGCCCCAgggtcccagtggctcagag GGCCCTCCGGGGCCACCTGGAGGAGTTGGTCAGCCAGGCGCTGTGGGCGAGAAG GGTGAGCCTGGAGATGCCGGAGACCCAGGACCCCCGGGAACTCCAGGCATCCCC GGGCCTAAAGGTGAAGTTGGTGAAAAGGGGGACTCAGGTCCATCTGGGGCTGCTGGACCCCCAGGCAAGAAAGGTCCACCTGGAGAGGACGGAGCCAAAGGGAACCCG GGCCCCACGGGGCTCCCCGGAGATCTGGGGCCCCCAGGAGACCCTGGAGTTCCG GGCATCGACGGCACCCCAGGAGACAAGGGAGACCCTGGTGATGTTGGGGGGCCG GGGCCGCCGGGTGCTTCCGGGGAACCAGGTGCCCCCGGACCCCCTGGAAAGAGG GGCCCTTCGGGTCGCATGGGTCGAGAAGGCCAAGAGGGGGAGAAAGGCTCCAAG GGGGAGCCAGGTCCCGATGGGCCTCCAGGGAGGACAGGCCCAGTGGGGGCTCGCGGGCCCCCTGGCCGTGTGGGCCCCGATGGTCTTCCCGGGATCCCTGGCCCTGTG GGTGAACCAGGCCTCCTGGGACCCCCAGGTCTGATGGGTCCTCCGGGCCCCTTG GGGCCCTCTGGCCTACCAGGGCTGAAGGGAGATGCCGGCCTCAAGGGAGAGAAG GGCCACATTGGATTAATCGGCCTCATCGGTCCCCCTGGGGAGGCCGGTGAGAAAGGGGACCGGGGGTTGCCAGGCGTGCAGGGGCCCCCTGGCCCCCAGGGAGACCCT GGGTCCCCTGGTCCTGTTGGCTCTCTGGGCCACCCTGGACCCCCAGGCGTGGCG GGCCCTCTGGGACCGAAGGGCTCCAAGGGGTCCCCG GGATCGCTTGGTCCCCGTGGAGATAGGGGACCTCCAGGTCCCCCAGGCCCCCCG GGTCCCCCAGCCGAGCTGCGCGGGCTGCGTCGACGCCGGCGCTCCGTCGTGGGGGACCCCGAGGGCGGCCTGGAGGAGGTGCTGGCCTCGCTGAAGTCGCTGAGTGTGGAGGTGGAGCAGTTGCGGAGACCTCCAGGGACGGCCGAGCGCCCGGGCCTCGTGTGCCACGAGCTGCACCGCAACCACCCGCACCTGCCAGATG GGGAATACTGGATTGACCCCAATCAGGGATGCGCCCGGGATGCGTTCAGGGTTTTCTGCAACTTCACGGCTGGAGGAGAGACCTGCCTCTATCCCGACAAGAAGTTTGAGGTG GTGAAGCTGGCCTCCTGGTCCAAGGAGAAGCCTGGAAACTGGTACAGCACATTCCGCCGGGGAAAGAAG TTCTCCTACGTGGACGCTGACGGGTCCCCGGTGAACGTGGTGCAGTTGACCTTCCTGAAGTTGCTGAGCGCCGTGGCCCGCCAGAGCTTCACCTACTCCTGCCAGAACTCCGTGGCCTGGCTGGATGAAGCTGCGGGTGACCACGGCCGCTCCCTGCGCTTCCTCGGCACAAATGGGGAAGAGCTGTCCTTCAACCAGACGACAGCGGCCAGCATCAGAGTTCCTCAGGACGGCTGCCGG CTCCGGAAGGGACAGGCCAAGACCCTCCTGGAGCTCAGCTCTTCCCGAGCCGGCTTTCTGCCCCTGTGGGACGTGTCCGCCCTCGACTTTGGCCAGACGAACCAGAAGTTTGGGTTTGAACTGGGGCCTGTCTGCTTCAGCAGCTGA